The following nucleotide sequence is from Pirellulales bacterium.
ACCGCGTATGAATTGTTGGCCCTCGTTCTCCTCTCTTGAGATGAACTCGGTCGCAGTCTGAAGGCGTGGCGATTTCTTCGCCAGCACCGACGCGCAAATCGCCACCACCGGGCGGATGCCATTGCATCTACCGCGGAATTTCTCGGATGAATCGACGAATTCGATTGGCACGACGATTGCACTGGAACACAGTGTTTTTTGCACCCTCCTCGCGAGATCCACCGATGATTCCCGCCGAATTCGTTCGATCACCGGTCGAAAGCTCAAAGTGTGCCGCTTCGCCCTGCGGCTCAACAAAAACGCCTCTACCGCCCATCATCTATTCGTCGAACGAACTCATGAACGGCCGCCGCGAAGTTTGGATCGAACACGGCGACCAGATGTATCGCCTGCGGGTAACCAGCGCCAAGAAGTTGTATCTGACGAAGTAGATCGGCGCTGCTATTTGCTGCCGGCGGCGGCCGTGTCGCCGCGCAATTTGCTTGCCAGCGCGTAGCTGATCCGAGTGAGTTCTTTTTCCAGCCTAAGGTTGTCCTCGTAAACATCTCGCAATTTCACGCCGATCGCTTGGAGTTCCTCTTCGAGTGCTTTGACGTGAGCCTTCACACGTTCGCTTTCCGCCACAAACCGGGCCTTATCGCTGGTAAGCAGCTTTTTCTCCTGACTGCGGAACGCCAAGTCGGCATCAACCTTTTTCTTCGCCTCTTGAACGATCGCCAATTCGCCACTCGTCTCCCCGATCTTTCTTAACTGCGCGCCGATGCTCAAGTTCAAGTCGCGATACTGTCGCAGATAGTCGCGGAGCGAGCGACGATAAACCTTGTCATTCCCTTCGACCGGCGCTACATCTCCGGCGGCAATCCGTTCTTCGGCTGACTTGGGGTCGAGAATCAACTCGGCCCCTTCCGGCACGGTCACGGATTCGGCTTTCTCGCCTGCGCCAATGGACACTTCAAAGCTCTTCAGCGCTTTCACCCTCCGCCAAACATGTGACGCGTCGGTTTCACTGCCATCTGGCGCAGCACCGTCTTTGGCAAATTGTTGTTTGACGTCGTTGGGGACATCCGCCGAAAACAGGGCCATTCGCTGCGCTGGGGCCAACTCCGCATACAAATCGTAGCTGTCGGTCGGCATGATCTCGTAGAGCCACAGTGAACGATTCTTTCGCTGAGCCAAGCGTTTCGAGTCGTTGGGCAAGAGAGGCAACACGGGCGCGAGAGCCAGATCCTGACCATTCACTTTCGCGACCTCGAATTCACCGACAAACTGACCGCCTTTGTCGGCAGGTAATGCATCGAAGACGAACAAGATTGTCTTTTCGAGAATTCCGTGTGCGGCGGGCTCGACCTTGACCTGAAGCGTGCCATCGGCGCCGACATTAACGTCTTGCGCCTGAAACCAAATCCGCCCCCGGCCCTGCATGGCCGTTTCAACTCGGCGTCGCCATTCGGCAAGACTTGGTTCGATCCACTGATGTTCGGCAGCGTCGTATTTCCCTTCGCGAAGTTGCTCGATCTTCTTTTCTTCCTGATTGACTTCCAACTCGAATTTCGCAATCTCGCTTCGCCAGCCTTGCTGAATTCGCAAGTTTTTCGCCGCGAGAAAGAAAAAAAGCGTGCCAAGCAGCAGGAACAGTGTCACCAACGTGATGTTTTGCCACCTCCAGTTTTCGCGGCTCATCACGACGAAAACAATGCCGACTAGCACAATCACGCCGCAAGCTATCAGGGCAGTCGGCATAGGAACGATATGAAAAGGGAAGAGATATCCAGCTAGCAGCATTGAAGCTGCCGAGGTTGGGCCTTGAACTGATGCTATCTTCTGACGGCTTAACGGCTTGCAGCGAAGAAAACAGTACAAATCGATGATAAGCAGGGTAAACGGGGCTGTCAAGAAAGCAAGGCGGGGTAGTTTGTAGGGCCAATTCACTAGAATCGTTCAAGTCTGAACGTTTTTATCCCGAATCGTTAAAGGCCGAACGATCGGCACAACCGCGATCGTTCCGCGATTTGAAGCCCACACAAAAGGTTCTCGTCACCTTTCGCCGCGTAGTACGCCCCCTCGGATAGCGCCATTTCAGTGCCTGAATCTGCCATCTCCACCGACAACCGCACAAGCTCAACCACCACCGACGCTTCTTGGCGCTGGCTTGAGGTCTTTGAGCGGTTCTTTACGTGTGCGCGCCAAATGCGGCGAGCTCTGACGGATTGCACCGAGCGGCACGGATTGAGCGATGTCGAACTATCGATGCTATCGCATTGTTTCCGCAGCGGTGAAGTTGGAATGAGTCAAGTCGAGCTTGCCGAGGCAACGAGCCTCTCAACGGCGCAAATCAGCGGCATGGTCGAGCAACTGCGTGCCCGCGGGCTGATCGCGGGCTGTCGGGATGCGAATGACCGGCGGCGACAGATTTGGCAGATCACCGCGGCAGGACGCGATTTGTTGAACGGCGTGCTGGCCGACTTACACGGGCTGGCCGAAAGGCTGTTGCCATTTTGGAACGATCAGGCAAGCCAGACCATCGAACGATTGACAGAACAGTGCGTTGGTCAACAGCACCATCGCCCAACTCGCACCCCTGAGAAATCAAGCTCTCATCGGTCGGCCAAGCCGATGCTCCGCGTGATTAGCTCCTTGGTCATTCTGCTAGCATGTTGGTCCAGCGGATGTACGCGGGCCTATTTTCGCAAGTGGGCCGACAACGAAATTTACGACTTGGTACGGGAGAAATCGCAAGACTCGCGCTGGCCGCTGAACGACTACACGATCAATATCGACCCGCGCTCGCGGATGTACGATCCATCCTGCCCCGACTTCGAGTTGGAGCCCCCCGACGATCCTGCCGCCTCAAAACTCATGAAGTGTGTCGACGGCATGCGCGGCGACGCCTGCTGGGATTGGTACGGCGATACTCCCTTTGCCCAGAACCCGAATTGGGACGCCTGCCTGCCGCGGAATGAGCGCGGAGAAGTTGTCGTCGATCTGACGCAGGCCGTCCAGTTAGCGCTGCTCAATTCGCGCGATTATCAACGCGAGTTGGAGCAACTCTACCTGTCGGCGCTCGATGTGAGCTTCGAGCGGTTCCGCTTCGACGTGCAGTTTTTCGGCAACAATAGCACCGCCTACGCGGTCGCTGGACCCATGGCGCCAGGCGCGGCCGGAAGTAGTTCGAGCTTGCTCACCAACAATACGTCCTTCCAAGCCCATCGGATGTTCGCCAGCGGC
It contains:
- a CDS encoding hemin uptake protein HemP; translated protein: MIPAEFVRSPVESSKCAASPCGSTKTPLPPIIYSSNELMNGRREVWIEHGDQMYRLRVTSAKKLYLTK
- a CDS encoding winged helix-turn-helix transcriptional regulator: MPESAISTDNRTSSTTTDASWRWLEVFERFFTCARQMRRALTDCTERHGLSDVELSMLSHCFRSGEVGMSQVELAEATSLSTAQISGMVEQLRARGLIAGCRDANDRRRQIWQITAAGRDLLNGVLADLHGLAERLLPFWNDQASQTIERLTEQCVGQQHHRPTRTPEKSSSHRSAKPMLRVISSLVILLACWSSGCTRAYFRKWADNEIYDLVREKSQDSRWPLNDYTINIDPRSRMYDPSCPDFELEPPDDPAASKLMKCVDGMRGDACWDWYGDTPFAQNPNWDACLPRNERGEVVVDLTQAVQLALLNSRDYQRELEQLYLSALDVSFERFRFDVQFFGNNSTAYAVAGPMAPGAAGSSSSLLTNNTSFQAHRMFASGGQFMVGLANSLVWQFSGSNNQFSTTLLDFSMLQPLLRGGGRAVVMERLTLSERVLLYNVRAMERYRRGFFTQVFAGNNPSDGP